ATCACCGAGACGGATGAGGAATATCACGGCCTGGCCTCCTGGGAGCCCGATTTCTGGTCGTCCATCCGCAACCATGTGCGCGCCCAGAAGCAGTACGCGCAGGAAAAAGCCGCCGACTTCGCCATGTCACGGCTGAGCCTTCAGGCTGAGCTTGCTTCCGACTACGTGCAGTTGCGCGGCTATGATGCGCAGATCGCCATCTACAACCAGTCGATCGGCTATTATCAGAAGGCTCTGCAGATCACGCAGAACCAGTTGCTTAATCAGGCTGCCCCACGCCTCGACGTGGCCCGTGCCCAGGCGCAGCTCTACTCGACACAGGCCGCCGAGCTTGATGTGCAGGCCGCCCGTGAAGTCACCGAGCACGCCATCGCCATCCTGACCAATGCCTCACCCTCGTCGTTTCATATCGCGCCGACGCAGGTCATGGGCTTCCATCAACCCAGCCTTCCCGCCGGCGTCCCGTCCGAGCTGCTTCAGCGCCGCCCGGACATCGCGAGCGCCGAACGCGAAATGGCTCAGGCCAATCGCGAGATCGGCATTGCCCGTGCCGCGTTCTACCCGCACATCTCGCTTCAGGCGGGTGGCGGCTTCGCCCAGAACGGCTTCGATCTCGCCAATCTGGCCAATTCGCTCTGGTCCTACGGCGCCTCGTTCGAGCTTCCCATTTTTGAGGGCGGCATGAGACGCGCCGAACTCCAGCATGCCTGGTCGGCCTATCGCGAGACACGCGACAACTACCGCAGCAAGGTGCTGGACTCCTTCCGTGAAGTGGAAGACGGCTTGTCACGCACCAGCCGCCTCGATCAGGAAAATCGTACGCTCGAAAAAGCCGTCGACGCGACCCTGGCGACCCAGAACATGACCATGACGCTCTATCAGGGCGGTGTAGGCACATATCTTGAAGCCATCTTCGCCCAGGTCCAGACGCTGGAAACCCGCATCCATCAGATCGAGGTGGCAACACGTCTCTACCAGGCTGATATCGGACTGGTCCGCGCCCTTGGCGGCGGCTGGAACGTGAAGCTCCTGCCCACGATGGATCAGACGCTCTCCATCACACCGCTGCAATATGACGATCTGCACCACCCACAGCCCGTTGGCGGCGTCAATATCTCGCAGCACCCCGAGCAGTTCGAAAATCTCAGCAGTGCCGCCCCTCAGGCACCTGCTGCCGCAACGGGCAAAACCCTTCGCCCGATGTACGACCAGTAAACCCCGCCCACCTTCGGCGTTGTCCGCCTCACGACAACGCCGGAGCACCTTGTCTGGATGGCAGGTTCACTCTGACGACTTACCATTCCAGCGCAATCCACAAAATCAGACGCAAGACCCACCGTCCCTGTCGCGGCCCATGTCTCGCCGAGCCGTTCAATCCGCCTCTATATCCGTCCGGTCCTGGTCAGAAAGACGCGCATCATGCTGCTCTGATGGGAAAGTCCCGGAGATGCGTGGATAGTGCCACCCGTCTGATCCACAAGGATCAAATGACCCTCGGCCCCCGGCATCGGCCAGCGAGCCCACCAGCAGCGACGGCACCACAAGATTTTTTTGACGTTCAGGCCCGCCTGTCAGTACCCGACATCGCGCTGGACACAGGCAGGGATAACACCCTGATCGTAAAACGCCTGAAGGTTACGCGCCACAAGCTGCGAGGCCGTCCCCGTCTGGGTCGGGGCAGAGATATGAGGCAGTACCGTCACCTTGGGATGACTCCACAACCAGTCGTCCTTCGGCAGAGGCTCACGTTCGAAAACATCAAGCACAGCATGCGACAGGTGCCCACGGTCAAGCGCCCTACCCAGCGCCGCCTGATCGATAATCGGACCCCGGGCAAAATTGATGAGTGATGCCCCCTCGCGTATCTGCCCGAAACGCCAGTCATCAAGCAGTCCACGGGTTTGCGGCGTCAGTGGCAGAAGGACCACAACAATCGCACTTTGCCTCAACAGGGCTTCGAGCCCGGATGGACCGTATGTCATGGGAATATCCGCCGTTGCCCAAGGCGTGCGGCTCCAGCCCGTCACGGGAAAGCCGTTTTCCTTCAATCTCTGCGCAGCCGCTCGCCCCAGATTCCCCATGCCCAGAATACCAACAGGGCGGTCCTGCGGTAAGACGAGCGGATGCTGACACCAGCGCGTCTTTGTCTGCTGCTCGCGATAAAGCGGCATGTCGCGATGCAGATAAAGCGTCCAGGCCAGCACCGCCTCGGACATCGTAAGCGCCAGCTGCGGATCAGTCATCCTGACAATGCGTATCGCCGGGTTCGGCATTTCCTCGACCAGCCGCTCGACCCCGGCCCACAGACTTTGCACCCATTCAAGCATGGGTAGGTCGGACAGATCAGCCGGATCCGGGTTGGCGACCACAGCCATACGCGCCGTACGTCGCTCTCCGTCTGTCAGGTCCTCAAACGGCATAACCCTTATATTGTTCAGGCAGGCATTGATCGACTCAAGGCTCTCTTGCCTCTCGCGCGGCGTGATCCGCCCGCAAAAGGGCACTATGATGGTCATGACACACGCACCTTTCTCCGAGCCGCTGGAGCAGCTTTCTTCTTGGCGGGTGCTTGCACCTCGACGGCCCGAGGCGGCAGGAGCGGCCCGAGGAAACGCCCGGTGTGGCTCCCCTCGGTCGCTGCAATGACCTCCGGTGGCCCCTCGGCAACGATCCGTCCGCCACCATCACCGCCTTCCGGGCCAATATCAATCAGCCAGTCCGCTGTTTTGATCACGTCCAGATTATGTTCGATCACGAGAACGGTATTCCCCTGATCCACCAGCGCATGAAGCACATCCAGCAATTTGCGCACGTCCTCGGTGTGCAAACCAGTCGTGGGCTCATCCAGAATATAGAGCGTCCGTCCCGTTGCCCGTCGTGCCAATTCTTTCGACAGCTTGACGCGCTGGGCCTCGCCACCCGAGAGCGTCGTGGCTTGCTGGCCCAGCGTGACATAGCCAAGCCCCACCTGCTGAAGGATCGCCAGCCTGTCACGAATACGCGGCACAGCATGGAAGAAGGGCAGAGCCTCATCCACCGTCATGGCCAGCACATCAGCAATCGATTTACCGCGGAACTTCACATCCAGCGTCTCACGATTATAGCGCTGCCCCTTACAGGTATCGCAGGTCACGAACACGTCGGGCAGAAAATGCATCTCGATCTTGAGCACACCATCACCCTGGCATGCCTCGCAACGCCCACCCTTGACGTTGAATGAAAAACGCCCCGGCTTGTACCCGCGCGCCTTGGCTTCCGGCAGTTCGGCAAACCAGTCGCGTATTGGCGTAAACAGATCCGTATAGGTCGCTGGGTTGGAGCGCGGCGTCCGTCCGATAGGGGACTGATCGATGTCGATAATCTTGTCGAGATGCTCCAGCCCCTCAAGCGCCTTGTACGGCAACGGCGACTGATTGGCTCCCATCAGCTCACGCGATAGCGCCTTGTAAAGTGTATCGACCACGAGGGTCGATTTACCCCCACCCGACACCCCGGTAACGGCCACAAAGCAACCCAGCGGGAAACGCGCCGTCACGTCATGCAGGTTGTTGCCGGACGCCCCCACAAGGGTCAGCATGCGGTCCCCGTCGCAGACACGACGCTTTTCCGGTACCGGGATCATGCGTCGGCCAGAGAGGTAATCTCCTGTGATGCTGTTCTCGTTCTGCGCCACTTCCTCGGGGCGACCACAGGCTACGACTGTGCCACCCAGCGCACCCGCCCCCGGCCCCATATCGATCAGCCAGTCGGCAGCCCGGATCGCGTCCTCGTCATGCTCGACCACGATAACCGTATTACCGAGCTTCTTCAGCCGGTCGAGCGTCCCGAGCAGACGCTCATTGTCTCGCTGATGCAATCCGATAGAGGGTTCGTCGAGCACATACAGCACGCCCGTCAGCCCCGATCCAATCTGGCTCGCAAGCCGGATACGCTGGCTCTCTCCACCCGACAGCGTGGCCGAACCTCGTGAAAGAGTCAGATAATCGAGTCCCACATCATCCAGAAACCTCAACCGGTCGAGGATCTCGCGCAAGATACGCCGCGCAATCTCGGCACGCTGCGGCGTCAGGGACGCCTCGACGCCCCCGAACCAATCGAGTGCCCGCCGGATGGTCAAATCGGAGGCCTGCGCGATATTCAGGTGGTTCACACGCACGCAAAGCGCTTCAGGCTTCAGACGCGCACCATGGCAGGCATGACAGGGAACGTCGGACTGATAGCGTGACATTTCTTCACGCACCCACATGCTGTCCGTCTCGGCCAGACGACGCTGCAGGTTACGCATCACCCCTTCAAAAGGCTTGGTGAGTTCGTAAGCCCGCTTGCCATCCTTGTAGGTGAAAAGAACCGAGTCTTCGCTTCCCTCAAGCAACGCCTGGCGAAAATGCTCACCGAGCTTTTTCCAGGGCGTTGTCATCTTCTCCCTGAAATGACGCGCCATCGCTTCCAGCGTCTGGTCGTACCAAGGCGTCTTGGCATCGCGCCAGGGGGCGATCGCCCCCTCGGCAAGAGACAGATTCTCGTCAGGCACGATCAGCCGCGCATCGAAATGCGTCTCTGTGCCTATCCCGTCGCATACCGGACAGGCTCCCATCGGCGCATTGAACGAGAACAGGCGCGGCTCGATTTCCTCAAGCGTGAAGCCACTCACCGGGCAGGCAAACTTGGCCGAAAACACGATGTGCTCGCTCGCGCCTTCCTCTCCGGCGCGACGCACCTGCTCGGCATAGGCAACACCATCGGCAAGGCTCAGCGCTGTTTCGAAACTGTCAGCCAGACGCGTCTCGATACCCGGCTTCACCACCACGCGGTCGACCACAACCTCAACCGTATGACGCAGCTTGCGGTTCAGATGAGGGGCTTCAGCAATCTCATAGGTCTCGCCATCGACCTTCACACGCGTAAAGCCCTTGCGCTGAAGCTCGGCCAGCTCCTTGCGATACTCTCCCTTACGATCGCGAATTACAGGGGCCAGCAGCATCAGCCGTGTACCCTCCTCCATCGCCATCACACGATCGACCATCTGGCTGACCGTCTGTGCCTCGATGGGCAGCCCTGTGGCTGGCGAATAGGGCACACCGGCACGCGCCCACAACAGGCGCATATAGTCGTGGATCTCGGTGATCGTCCCGACAGTCGAACGCGGGTTTTTCGATGTGGTCTTCTGCTCGATCGAAATGGCAGGCGACAGCCCTTCAATCGAATCCACGTCCGGTTTGCCCATCAGTTCCAGAAACTGACGCGCATAGGCCGACAGACTCTCGACGTAACGCCGCTGCCCCTCAGCATAGATCGTATCAAAAGCGAGCGATGACTTGCCGGAGCCTGACAGTCCCGTGATCACCGTCAGCTGGTCCCTGGGAATATCGGCGTCGATATTCTTCAGATTATGCACGCGGGCACCGCGCACACGAATGGACTGGTTGTACGGCAGATCAGACATCAGCACCACGCAAGGCAGATTGGGGGACGGAAAGACGAGAACGTTTCGAGACCTATGTAGGATTGCCCCCCACAGGATTAAAGTCGGCAGCAATGCCGCCCGAGGCGTGACGCCAGCGCTGGGCTGGGCTAAGATGGCTCGATTTTCAGTATTTAGGGTCGGTCGCCATGGCAGGAAGTGTAAACAAAGTCATTCTGGTGGGAAATCTGGGCCGCGACCCGGAAACACGCAATGCCCAGTCCGGTGCCAAGATCGTCAACCTGACCGTTGCCACCTCCGAAAGCTGGAATGACCGCGCCTCGGGCGAGCGCAAGGAGCGCACCGAATGGCACCGCGTCGTGATTTTCAACGAGCGTCTGGCCGATGTCGCCGAGCGTTTTCTGCGCAAGGGCCGCAAGGTCTATGTGGAAGGCCAGCTCCAGACACGCAAATGGACCGACCAGGGCGGACAGGAGCGCTATACGACCGAAATCGTGCTTGACCGGTTCCGTGGAGAACTCACCCTGCTCGACAATAACCGCGATGGTGAGTCCGGTGGCGGCATGGGGGGCGGCTATGAAAGCGGCCCATCACGTTCCTATGGCGGCGGCAATGCCCCGGCTCGCAGCGGTGGCAATGGCATGAGCCAGTCTCCCTCGCGCAATCAGGGTGGCAATAACGGCGGTGGCTGGGACGCACCAGGTGGCGATCTGGACGACGAGATCCCGTTCTGATCGGCCCCTTTCCACGCCTTTCTCCCTGACCGACACAGCAACAAGACGGAACTGCCTTGACCGACCTGACGCCGCCAGCCGCACCCTTTGACCAGATCCCGGTGACCATCGAGGAGGAAATGCGCTCCTCCTACCTCGCCTATGCCATGTCGGTCATTGTCTCGCGCGCGTTGCCGGATGTCCGTGACGGCCTCAAGCCGGTCCATCGCCGCATCCTCTACGCCATGCGTGAGAGCGGCTTCACCTCCGACAAGCCCTATCGCAAATCGGCCCGTGCGGTCGGTGATGTCATGGGTAAATACCATCCCCATGGCGACAGCTCGATCTATGACGCCATGGTGCGCATGGCCCAGTCCTGGTCGATGCGCGTCCGTCTCATCGATGGTCAGGGCAATTTCGGTTCGGTCGACGGCGACAGCCCGGCCGCCATGCGTTACACCGAAGCGCGTCTGGCCAAATCGGCGTCCTTCCTGCTCGACGATATCGACCGCGACACGGTCGATTTCCAGCCGAACTACGATGAAAGCGAAAGCGAACCCAAGGTTCTGCCTGCTGCCTTCCCCAATCTTCTGGTCAATGGCGCCTCCGGCATCGCCGTCGGCATGGCGACCAATATTCCGACGCACAACCCCGGCGAAGTCATCGACGCGACGCTTGCCCTGATCGAGAATCCCGAAGCCACCCTCGATGATCTGATGAAGATCATCCCCGGCCCGGATTTCCCGACGGGCGGCATCATCATGGGCCGTCGTGGCATCCGTCAGGCCTTCGAGACGGGCCGTGGCTCCGTTCCCATGCGCGCCCGCGCCGAAATCGAGGATATCCGCAAGGATCGTCAGGCGATCATCGTCACCGAAATTCCCTATCAGGTGAACAAGGCAACGCTGCAGGAAAAGATCGCCGATCTCGTCCGCGCCAAGGAAATCGAGGGTATCTCCGATATCCGCGATGAGAGCGATCGCTCCGGCATGCGCATCGTGATCGAACTCAAGCGCGACGCAACGCCCGAAGTCGTGCTGAACCAGCTCTATCGCTTCACCCAGCTTCAGACCTCATTCAGCGTCAACTGCCTTGCCCTTGATGACGGCAAGCCCCGCACAATGGGGCTCAAGGACGTTCTGGAAGCCTTCATCCGCTTCCGTGAAGACGTCATCCTGCGCCGGTCGCGCTTTGACCTGAACAAGGTGCGTGATCGCGGGCATCTGCTGGTCGGCCTCGTCATCGCGGTCGCCAATATCGATGAGGTGATCGCTCTCATCCGCAGCGCCCCCGATGCCGCCACCGCACGCGAATCCCTGATGGCCCGCGCCTGGAACGCCGCCGATGTGCAGCCGCTCATCGAGCTGATCCATGATGAAGGCAATGTCATCGTCGATGGCAAGGTCCACCTGACTGAAGTGCAGGCCCGCGGTATTCTCGAACTACGTTTGCAGCGTCTGACCGGTCTGGAGCGTGACAAGATCCAGGGCGAGCTGAGCGAGGTCGCCACCAAGATCAACGAACTGCTCGAAATCATCGGCAGCCATGTGCGTCGCATGGAAGTCATGCGTCACGAGCTGCTTCTGGCCCGCGCCGAAATCGCCACGCCGCGCATGACCGAAATCTCGGATGCGCTGGGCGACCAGTCGGATGAAAGCCTGATCGAACCCGGCCAGATGGTCGTCACCATCACCCGTGACGGCTTCATCAAACGCACACCGCTCGAAATCTTCCGTGCCCAGAATCGTGGCGGGCGTGGCCGTACGGCCGCAGGGCGTCGCGGTGACGATGTCATCGTCAACAGCTTCAACGCCCACACCCATCAATGGGTCATGTTCTTCTCATCGGGTGGCAAGGCCTATCGCGAGAAGGTATGGCGCCTGCCAGAGGCCTCCCCCACCGCCAAAGGTCGCGCCCTGGTCAATCTCCTGCCCGACCTCGGTACAGATTCGATCACGGCCATCCTCGCTTTGCCGCAGGAAGAGGAGCAGTGGGAAGATCTGCACCTCGTCTTTGCAACAGCCAGCGGCAATGTCCGACGCAACCGCCTGAGCGATTTCAAGAACATCCGCGCCTCCGGCCTGATCGCCATGAAGCTCGATGAGGGCGACAGCCTGGTCGGTGTCGCCACCTGCCGCGAGGGTCAGGATGTGTTCCTCGCCACACGCAAGGCCCGTTCGATCCGCTTCCAGATCACCGACGACACGCTGCGTGTTTTTGCTGGTCGTGACAGCTCCGGCGTACGCGGCATCCGCCTCGCCACCGGCGACGAGGTCAACTCGCTTTGCATCCTCAACCATGTCGATGCCAGCGTCGAGGAACGCTCCGCCTATCTGCGTGCGGCCAATGCCAAGCGCCGCGCTGAAGCCGCAGCCAATGCAGCCGGCAACGAGGAAGAGATCGAGGAAATTGCCTCTGACGATGCCGATGAAGCCATCGATGCCGGTGATCTGACGCAGGAGCGCTTTGACGAGCTCGCCGCTCAGGAAGAAATCCTGCTCACCGTCACCGATGCCGGCTTCGGTCGTCGTTCTTCCGCTTACGAATATCGAGTCAGCGGCCGTGGTGGTCAGGGTATCGCCAATATGACACTCACCAACCCCAAACGTGGTCGCGAGGTTGTTGCGACCCTGCCTACGCTTGATGGTACCGACGTCATGATGGTGACCGATGTCGGACGCCTCATCCGGGTGCCGGTCTCTCAGGTGCGTGTCATGGCCCGTCAGGCCAGCGGCGTTACCCTGTTCCGCGTCGGTGCAGAAGAGCGCGTCACCAGCATCTTCCCGGTTGCAGAATCCGAGGGCACGGATGCCGATGACGCCGAAACCTCACTTGAGGAATCGGATGCCGCGGCCTCCGGCGTGCCGGACACAGCCCCCTCAGAGGCTCCCTCAGACGAGGCCGCTCCCTCTGGCGATACAACACCGGATGACAGTGCAAACTGACGCCTCTTCGAACGGTCAACGTGTCGGGTTTTATCCCGGCACGTTCGACCCGTTCACCCTGGGCCATCTCGATATCGCCCACCGTGCCCTGAATCTCGTCGATCACCTCGTCATCGGCGTGGCACTCAACCCCGGCAAGGCGCCACGTCTTTCGATTGATGAACGCTGCGCCTGTATCACCGAGACCTTTGCCCTTGAGGGCATCACGCAGGTCAGCGTGGTTGCCTTCAGCACCCTCATGGTCGATGCCGCCCGTGCTCAAAAGGCGCGCTTCATTATTCGCGGGCTACGCTCCGAATCCGATCTGACCAGCGAAATGCCCATGGCGGCCATCAACCGGAATCTGGCCCCTGACCTCGAAACCATCTTTCTCACCGCACGTGAGGAGCATCGTCTGATCGCCTCCAGCCTCGTGCGTGAGCTTCTGGCCTATGGGGGCGATATACGCCCCTATGTGCCAGAGAATATTGCCCGGCATCTCTTGCCCAATGCGACAGAGAAGCCGACATAGGCCGCGTGGCCTTTCAAGGCTCCGCAAACACAAGGATAGACGTCAATGTCCGAGACCAATAACCGCCTCGTCATGAAGCTCAAGACCGGCGATGTCGTGATCGAACTCCGCCCCGACCTCGCTCCCCTGGCTGCCGAGCGCCTGCGCACCCTCTCCGAGCAGGGCTTTTATGACGGTGTGAAGTTCCATCGCGTCATCGAAGGCTTCATGGCTCAGGGTGGCGACCCGACCGGCACCGGCTCGGGCGGCAGCGACCTGCCTGACCTCAAGGCCGAATTCACGCGTGAAGCCAAGTTCGAGCGCGGCACGCTGGGCATGGCCCGCACCATGAACCCGAACTCGGCCAACAGCCAGTTCTTCATCATGTTCCAGCCCACCCCCTCGCTTGATGGCCAGTACACCATCGCCGGTCAGGTCGTGTCGGGCATGGAGCATATCGACCAGGTCAAGCGCGGCGCTGGCGCCTCGGGCATGGTCAAGGACCCCGATGCCATCATCTCCATGCGTCCTGAAGCCTGATCAAGGACATGACGGCTGTAAAAGCCGCATGAAAACCGACTGAGCCCGATTCAGTCGGTTGACGGCCTCTGGCTCATATTGTAGCCAGACGCCTCATGTGAACCGGTAGCTCAGCCGGTAGAGCATTCGACTTTTAATCGAATGGTCGTGGGTTCGAGTCCCACCCGGTTCACCACTCCCCCAAAAATTAGTAAAAAACAGCCAGCCCGAACGAAAGTCTGACGGTGGTCCTTCTGTCCACCGGGCGTGACAATCCCCCTGTCCGGATTGCCCCACAGGGCAGGACACACGTTCAAGGCCGCCAATCATAGCCTGCCTCCACGTCAAACGCGCAAGACTGCTCTCAGCAACGGGTAACTCATGCCCTCCTGCCTATTGCAACGACGGCCGGAACCTACAGGCGGCTATCGCAACAGGTAATAATCCATCCGAGCCTTTCTCTATTCCTGTGAGCGATCCATCCTGACGCCAAGGTACCCCAACCAAAGAGGATTTCGAGACAGGGCAAGGCATGATCAGCAAAAATGCCGTTATGCGCCATGCCATAGTCCTTATCACCGTCATCATCAGCGCCAACATGTGCGCCCCCAAGGGTGATACGATCTGGCCGCCCATTTTCACCGTTTCTGCTCTGGAACACGCTTGCCTCTTGTTCGATCTGCATGGAGGGTTTGCCTGCCTCGACTGAAGACTCAAACATCAAATCGGGAGTTCAAGGTCCGCTTTTACCTCCTCCATAACTGTATAAGTGTGTGTCTGCCTCACGCCGGGTAGACGTGTAAGCGTCTTGCCCAGAAAGGCACGATACGCATTCATGTCCCGCACCCGTGCCTTCACCAGATAATCGAACCCACCCGCCACCATGTAGCATTCGCTTACCTGCGGTATGGCCCGCACGGCTTTCGCAAATGAGTCGAACATATCGGCACTCGTGCGATCCAGCGTCACCTGCACAAAAACCAGCAATCCAAGATTGACAGTCTCGGGGTCCAGACGCGCCATGTAATTCCTGATCACCCCGGAATGCTCGAGTTTGCGGACGCGCTCAAGCGTCGCGGCAGGGCTGAGGTTCACCAGCCTTGCGAGCTCCACATTGGTCATACGGCCGTCCTTCTGGAGGATTCTCAGAATCCTGCGATCAATCTCATCCAATGCCACCACCACCCACAGAATGATATTCGGTGAAATTCTCTAAAAAAGAATAATATACGACATTATCCCCATTCTTCCATAACTCATTTGGCGCAAATCACCATAAGGGATCATAAACAACCAGCAACGATATGGCCTGTGATGAACGCACCCTTTGCCGCCTTCCGCACGATCGCTCCCGAACGTTCCGCCTTGCGTCAGACAATCACCGACCATACGCGTGCCCCAGAGCCCGAACGCGTGGCAGCATTGTCCGTCGAGGCAACACTTACGCCTGCACAGGAAGCTGCTTCGCGCGCCACTGCCCTCAAACTGGTCGAGGCACTGCGCCGCAATGGCACTCCTGGGCTCGTGCAGGGTCTCATCAGAGAATATGACCTGTCCTCGCAGGAAGGCGTTGCCCTGATGTGCCTCGCCGAGGCCCTGCTGCGCATCCCCGATACCGCAACACGCGACGCCTTGATTCGCGACAAGATCGCCAAGGGCCATTGGCAGGGCCATATCCGCAAGGGAACGCCACTTTTCGTCAACGCCGCCACCTGGGGGCTGATCGTCTCGGGTGGTTTTCTTTCAACCACACAAGCCAGACGCCTGCCGCAGACACTCGACACCCTGCTCAAGCGCTGCGGCGAGCCTGTCATCCGTCGCGGTGTCGATATGGCCATGCGTCTGATGGGTGAGCAGTTCGTCACCGGACAGACCATCACCGAGGCCCTCAAAAACGGGCGCAAGCTGGAAGAAAAAGGCTACCGCTACTCCTACGACATGCTCGGCGAAGCCGCGATGACGGCGGAGGATGCCGCGCGATATTACCGCGACTATGAAACCGCCATTCATGCAATCGGCAAGGCTTCCAATGGTCTGGGCGTCTATCGTGGCCCCGGCATTTCCATCAAACTATCCGCCCTGCACCCACGCTATACCCGCCTTCAGCGCGATCGCGTCATGGCGGAGCTTCTGCCAAGCGTCACAAAACTGGCCCATCTCGCCTGCGCCTACGACATCGGCTTCAATATCGACGCCGAGGAGGCCGATCGCCTCGAACTCTCGCTCGATCTGCTCGAAGCCCTCTGTGCGGATGAAGCCCTGAAAGACTGGAAAGGCATCGGCTTCGTCGTTCAGGCTTACCAGAAGCGCGCGCCCTTCGTGCTGGACTGGGTGATCGACCTTGCCCGCCGCAGCGGCCACCGGCTCATGGTCCGACTGGTCAAGGGTGCGTACTGGGACAGCGAAATCAAACGTGCCCAGACCGATGGGCAAAGCGATTTCCCGGTCTACACGCGCAAGATTCACACCGATATTGCTTACCTCGCCTGCGCCAGAAAACTGCTGGATGCACCCGATGCCATCTTCCCACAATTTGCCACGCACAACGCCCAGACGCTCGCCAGCATACACGCCTATGCCGGGCCGGAATTTTCTATCGAGAAATACGAGTTCCAGTGCCTGCATGGCATGGGCGAAGGGCTGTATAATGAAGTCGTCGGCCCCCAGAAGCTCGATCGCCCAGTACGCATCTACGCGCCGGTTGGCACGCATGAGACACTTCTGGCCTATCTTGTCCGGCGCCTGCTCGAAAACGGGGCCAACTCTTCCTTCATCAACCGCATCCAGGATCCGGCGATTCCTGTCGAGGCGCTGATCACAAGCCCTGTTACCCTGGCAGAACAGGAAACCTCCCGCTTCACCGTCGCCCTGCCTCCCGCCCTGTATGGCACCGAGCGGCAGAATTCACGCGGTCTCGACCTGTCTGACGAGAACACGTTGCGCGACCTTGCCGCGGTCTTCACGGCCACACCGGCTCCGGTCGCTTCCGAAGGCGAAGCCATCATCAACCCCGCCAGCACCACGGAGATCGTCGGCCATATTGCCTTTCTCTCCCCGCAAGCCATTGACGAGGCCCTGACACGCGCG
The sequence above is drawn from the Asaia bogorensis NBRC 16594 genome and encodes:
- the gyrA gene encoding DNA gyrase subunit A, which codes for MRSSYLAYAMSVIVSRALPDVRDGLKPVHRRILYAMRESGFTSDKPYRKSARAVGDVMGKYHPHGDSSIYDAMVRMAQSWSMRVRLIDGQGNFGSVDGDSPAAMRYTEARLAKSASFLLDDIDRDTVDFQPNYDESESEPKVLPAAFPNLLVNGASGIAVGMATNIPTHNPGEVIDATLALIENPEATLDDLMKIIPGPDFPTGGIIMGRRGIRQAFETGRGSVPMRARAEIEDIRKDRQAIIVTEIPYQVNKATLQEKIADLVRAKEIEGISDIRDESDRSGMRIVIELKRDATPEVVLNQLYRFTQLQTSFSVNCLALDDGKPRTMGLKDVLEAFIRFREDVILRRSRFDLNKVRDRGHLLVGLVIAVANIDEVIALIRSAPDAATARESLMARAWNAADVQPLIELIHDEGNVIVDGKVHLTEVQARGILELRLQRLTGLERDKIQGELSEVATKINELLEIIGSHVRRMEVMRHELLLARAEIATPRMTEISDALGDQSDESLIEPGQMVVTITRDGFIKRTPLEIFRAQNRGGRGRTAAGRRGDDVIVNSFNAHTHQWVMFFSSGGKAYREKVWRLPEASPTAKGRALVNLLPDLGTDSITAILALPQEEEQWEDLHLVFATASGNVRRNRLSDFKNIRASGLIAMKLDEGDSLVGVATCREGQDVFLATRKARSIRFQITDDTLRVFAGRDSSGVRGIRLATGDEVNSLCILNHVDASVEERSAYLRAANAKRRAEAAANAAGNEEEIEEIASDDADEAIDAGDLTQERFDELAAQEEILLTVTDAGFGRRSSAYEYRVSGRGGQGIANMTLTNPKRGREVVATLPTLDGTDVMMVTDVGRLIRVPVSQVRVMARQASGVTLFRVGAEERVTSIFPVAESEGTDADDAETSLEESDAAASGVPDTAPSEAPSDEAAPSGDTTPDDSAN
- a CDS encoding peptidylprolyl isomerase; protein product: MSETNNRLVMKLKTGDVVIELRPDLAPLAAERLRTLSEQGFYDGVKFHRVIEGFMAQGGDPTGTGSGGSDLPDLKAEFTREAKFERGTLGMARTMNPNSANSQFFIMFQPTPSLDGQYTIAGQVVSGMEHIDQVKRGAGASGMVKDPDAIISMRPEA
- the coaD gene encoding pantetheine-phosphate adenylyltransferase, which produces MTVQTDASSNGQRVGFYPGTFDPFTLGHLDIAHRALNLVDHLVIGVALNPGKAPRLSIDERCACITETFALEGITQVSVVAFSTLMVDAARAQKARFIIRGLRSESDLTSEMPMAAINRNLAPDLETIFLTAREEHRLIASSLVRELLAYGGDIRPYVPENIARHLLPNATEKPT
- a CDS encoding Lrp/AsnC ligand binding domain-containing protein — protein: MVVALDEIDRRILRILQKDGRMTNVELARLVNLSPAATLERVRKLEHSGVIRNYMARLDPETVNLGLLVFVQVTLDRTSADMFDSFAKAVRAIPQVSECYMVAGGFDYLVKARVRDMNAYRAFLGKTLTRLPGVRQTHTYTVMEEVKADLELPI